One window of the Archangium primigenium genome contains the following:
- a CDS encoding PilZ domain-containing protein: MSNEHERRRFRRYPLRMRARVRHEAQEVDADVLNASLGGCLLVAHLNVSAGATIEVSIPQLQVPPTAMCVVRCAPTEGGFLIATCFEAPLADEPSLAQAAASPLPPRAN; encoded by the coding sequence ATGTCGAACGAGCACGAAAGACGCCGCTTCCGGCGCTACCCCCTGCGGATGCGGGCACGCGTCCGCCACGAGGCCCAGGAGGTGGACGCGGATGTCCTCAATGCATCGCTGGGCGGATGCCTGCTGGTGGCCCACCTGAACGTGAGCGCGGGCGCCACGATCGAGGTGTCCATTCCGCAGCTCCAGGTGCCTCCCACGGCCATGTGCGTGGTGCGGTGCGCGCCCACGGAGGGCGGCTTCCTCATCGCCACCTGCTTCGAGGCGCCGCTCGCCGATGAACCCTCGCTCGCCCAGGCGGCGGCGTCACCGCTTCCCCCGCGCGCCAACTAG
- a CDS encoding PilT/PilU family type 4a pilus ATPase, giving the protein MDQATFNKLLTVGVQNGASDIHFRPGDPPIYRVNGVLRPLKMEKLHPDHTRQVALHVISDPLTKSQIDSVQEYDTSYGLAGVARFRVNLYRQRGTLACILRIIPDEIPSIDGLGLPQVLKSIANNDRGLVLVTGATGSGKSSTLAAMIDHINRTENLHILTIEDPIEFIYKNVKSSISQREIGPDTENFATALRAALRQDPDVILVGEMRDTETIDIALKASETGHLVFSTVHTTDASRTINRLISVFPAEEQSMVRMRLADSLRATISQRLLPKADGKSRTVALEIMVQTKSVEEYIREDRANELKDVIEKGRDMFGTQSFDQHLSQLYREGVITLETAQSAASNPADFQRALEFE; this is encoded by the coding sequence GTGGATCAGGCAACCTTCAACAAGCTGCTCACGGTGGGCGTGCAGAACGGCGCCTCGGACATTCACTTCCGGCCGGGAGATCCCCCCATCTACCGGGTCAACGGCGTGCTGCGTCCGCTGAAGATGGAGAAGCTGCATCCGGATCACACCCGGCAGGTGGCGCTGCACGTCATCTCGGATCCACTCACCAAGTCGCAGATCGACTCGGTGCAGGAGTACGACACCTCCTACGGCCTGGCGGGCGTGGCGCGCTTTCGCGTGAACCTCTACCGGCAGCGCGGCACGCTCGCGTGCATCCTGCGCATCATCCCGGACGAGATTCCCTCCATCGACGGGCTGGGTCTGCCGCAGGTGCTCAAGTCGATCGCCAACAATGATCGCGGGCTCGTGCTGGTGACGGGAGCCACGGGCTCGGGCAAGAGCTCCACGCTCGCGGCGATGATCGATCACATCAACCGCACGGAGAACCTGCACATCCTCACCATCGAGGACCCGATCGAGTTCATCTACAAGAACGTGAAGTCCTCCATCTCCCAGCGGGAGATCGGCCCGGACACGGAGAACTTCGCCACGGCGCTGCGCGCGGCGCTGCGCCAGGATCCGGACGTCATCCTGGTGGGCGAGATGCGCGACACGGAGACGATCGACATCGCGCTCAAGGCCTCGGAGACGGGCCACCTGGTGTTCTCCACGGTGCACACCACGGATGCCTCGCGCACCATCAACCGGCTCATCTCGGTGTTCCCCGCCGAGGAGCAGTCCATGGTGCGCATGCGCCTGGCCGACAGCCTCCGGGCCACCATCTCGCAGCGGCTCTTGCCCAAGGCGGACGGAAAGAGCCGCACGGTGGCGCTGGAGATCATGGTCCAGACCAAGTCGGTGGAGGAGTACATCCGCGAGGACCGCGCCAACGAGCTCAAGGACGTCATCGAGAAGGGCCGGGACATGTTCGGCACCCAGTCCTTCGACCAACACCTGAGCCAGCTCTACCGCGAGGGCGTCATCACCCTGGAGACGGCGCAGAGCGCGGCGAGCAACCCGGCGGACTTCCAGCGCGCGCTCGAGTTCGAGTGA
- the mdh gene encoding malate dehydrogenase, with protein MAKKKIGLIGGGQIGGNLALLAVQKNLGDVVLYDIPAAEGLVKGKALDINQLSAVDGYDSRVLGTTDWKDVAGSDVIIITAGVPRKPGMTREDLLDVNLKIMRDVAGNIKQHAPNAFVINVANPLDAMVFALHKIAGLPDNMVVGMAGVLDTSRFKCFVAEALHTSIRDVEALVLGGHGDDMVPLVRHSTVGGVPLTELLPKDKLDAIIDRTRKGGAELVALYKTGSAYFAPAASSIAMAESFLFDRKRVLPAAALLKGQYGINDFFFGVPAQIGAGGVEKIHTVELNESEKAEIAKSFASVKGTVELVKL; from the coding sequence ATGGCGAAGAAGAAGATTGGTCTCATCGGCGGCGGTCAGATCGGTGGCAACCTGGCCCTGCTCGCGGTGCAGAAGAACCTCGGTGACGTCGTCCTCTACGACATCCCGGCGGCCGAGGGCCTCGTCAAGGGCAAGGCGCTGGACATCAACCAGCTGTCCGCGGTGGACGGCTACGACAGCCGCGTGCTCGGCACCACGGACTGGAAGGACGTGGCCGGCTCGGACGTCATCATCATCACCGCCGGCGTGCCCCGCAAGCCGGGCATGACGCGCGAGGACCTGCTCGACGTCAACCTGAAGATCATGCGGGACGTGGCGGGCAACATCAAGCAGCACGCCCCCAACGCGTTCGTCATCAACGTGGCCAACCCCCTGGACGCGATGGTGTTCGCGCTGCACAAGATCGCGGGCCTGCCGGACAACATGGTCGTCGGCATGGCGGGCGTGCTCGACACCAGCCGCTTCAAGTGCTTCGTCGCCGAGGCGCTCCACACGTCCATCCGCGACGTGGAGGCGCTGGTGCTCGGCGGCCACGGCGATGACATGGTGCCGCTCGTGCGCCACAGCACCGTGGGCGGCGTGCCGCTCACCGAGCTGCTGCCCAAGGACAAGCTGGACGCCATCATCGACCGCACCCGCAAGGGCGGCGCCGAACTGGTGGCCCTCTACAAGACGGGCAGCGCCTACTTCGCGCCCGCCGCCAGCTCCATCGCCATGGCCGAGAGCTTCCTGTTCGACCGCAAGCGCGTGCTCCCGGCCGCCGCCCTGCTCAAGGGCCAGTACGGCATCAACGACTTCTTCTTCGGCGTGCCGGCGCAGATCGGCGCGGGCGGCGTGGAGAAGATCCACACCGTGGAGCTCAACGAATCGGAGAAGGCGGAGATCGCCAAGTCCTTCGCCTCGGTGAAGGGCACCGTGGAGCTCGTCAAGCTGTAG
- the sucC gene encoding ADP-forming succinate--CoA ligase subunit beta, with translation MKIHEYQGKEVFRKYGVPTPRGILAHTPEEAEKAAQELGTAVVVVKAQIHAGGRGKGGGVKLAKSPAEAKQLAQQMLGMKLKTIQTGPEGQTVNKVYIEEGLAIGQELYLGVTLDRATSRITFMASREGGVEIEEVAEKHPEKILREAVDPISGFQDFQGRKLAFGLGLTGPTVNKFVQFCAALYRVFIESDASLVEINPLVITKEGGVVALDAKVDFEENALYRHKELQAYRDLAEEEPREIQAKEHDLAYIALDGDIGCMVNGAGLAMATMDTIKLVGGSPANFLDVGGGASKEKVTAAFKLILADPAVKAVLVNIFGGIMKCDIIAEGIIAAAKEVQLKIPLVVRLEGTNVQQGKDLLSNSGLAITPADNLRQAAEKAVAAVKK, from the coding sequence ATGAAGATCCACGAGTACCAGGGCAAGGAAGTCTTCCGGAAGTATGGCGTCCCCACGCCGCGAGGCATCCTCGCGCACACGCCCGAGGAGGCCGAGAAGGCCGCCCAGGAGTTGGGCACGGCGGTGGTGGTGGTCAAGGCCCAGATCCACGCCGGTGGTCGCGGCAAGGGCGGCGGCGTGAAGCTCGCCAAGAGCCCCGCCGAGGCGAAGCAGCTCGCCCAGCAGATGCTCGGCATGAAGCTCAAGACGATCCAGACCGGGCCCGAGGGCCAGACGGTCAACAAGGTCTACATCGAGGAAGGTCTGGCCATCGGTCAGGAGCTCTACCTCGGCGTGACGCTGGATCGCGCCACCTCGCGCATCACCTTCATGGCGTCCCGTGAGGGCGGCGTGGAGATCGAGGAAGTGGCCGAGAAGCACCCGGAGAAGATCCTCCGCGAGGCGGTGGATCCCATCTCGGGCTTCCAGGACTTCCAGGGCCGCAAGCTGGCCTTTGGCCTGGGCCTGACGGGTCCCACGGTGAACAAGTTCGTGCAGTTCTGCGCGGCGCTCTACCGCGTGTTCATCGAGTCGGACGCCTCGCTCGTGGAGATCAACCCCCTGGTCATCACCAAGGAGGGGGGCGTGGTGGCGCTCGACGCGAAGGTGGACTTCGAGGAGAACGCGCTCTACCGGCACAAGGAGCTGCAGGCCTACCGGGACCTCGCGGAGGAGGAGCCGCGGGAGATCCAGGCCAAGGAGCACGACCTGGCCTACATCGCGCTGGACGGCGACATCGGCTGCATGGTGAACGGCGCCGGTCTGGCCATGGCCACCATGGACACCATCAAGCTGGTGGGCGGCAGCCCGGCCAACTTCCTGGACGTGGGCGGCGGCGCGAGCAAGGAGAAGGTGACGGCGGCCTTCAAGCTCATCCTCGCCGATCCGGCGGTCAAGGCGGTGCTCGTCAACATCTTCGGCGGCATCATGAAGTGCGACATCATCGCCGAGGGCATCATCGCGGCGGCCAAGGAAGTGCAGTTGAAGATCCCGCTGGTGGTGCGCCTCGAGGGCACCAACGTGCAGCAGGGCAAGGACCTCCTGAGCAACTCCGGCCTCGCCATCACCCCCGCCGACAACCTCCGCCAGGCCGCCGAGAAGGCCGTCGCCGCGGTGAAGAAGTAG
- a CDS encoding STAS/SEC14 domain-containing protein — MFKIQVDQERALMELTLEGSIREDEMRRFIEQALEDASELIAQGRSIRVLSDFRKLRATSPEAAEVLRQGQEAAMRAGMQRIAEIVSSEMTVLQLNRIARQSGMDRMLRRFHDHEEAWRWLMELE; from the coding sequence GTGTTCAAGATTCAGGTCGACCAGGAACGGGCGCTCATGGAGCTGACACTGGAGGGCAGCATCCGCGAGGACGAGATGCGGCGCTTCATCGAGCAGGCCCTGGAGGACGCGAGCGAGCTGATCGCGCAGGGCCGGAGCATTCGCGTGCTGTCGGATTTCCGGAAGCTGCGGGCCACGTCGCCCGAGGCCGCCGAGGTGCTGCGCCAGGGCCAGGAGGCCGCCATGCGCGCGGGCATGCAGCGCATCGCGGAGATCGTGAGCAGCGAGATGACGGTGCTGCAGCTCAACCGGATCGCGCGGCAGAGCGGCATGGATCGCATGCTGCGGCGCTTCCACGATCACGAGGAAGCGTGGCGCTGGCTCATGGAGTTGGAGTGA
- a CDS encoding cupin domain-containing protein — protein sequence MKIYTPNMSPPAAERPPLQARADALGGKVLEGDVRLTLHVEHQSQGETSGIFEATAGKVEIVFPFTEHATILEGEVTLTDETGTTRTLGPGDSYFIRQGERILWDVKTPRLRKSFFNLVR from the coding sequence ATGAAGATCTACACCCCAAACATGTCCCCGCCCGCCGCCGAGCGCCCTCCCCTCCAGGCCCGAGCGGACGCGCTGGGCGGCAAGGTGCTGGAGGGTGACGTGCGGCTCACCCTCCATGTCGAGCACCAGTCCCAGGGCGAGACGTCGGGCATCTTCGAGGCCACCGCGGGCAAGGTGGAGATCGTCTTTCCCTTCACCGAGCACGCGACCATCCTGGAGGGCGAGGTCACCCTCACCGACGAGACGGGCACCACCCGCACGCTGGGTCCGGGTGACAGCTACTTCATCCGGCAGGGCGAGCGCATCCTCTGGGACGTGAAGACGCCCCGGCTGCGCAAGTCCTTCTTCAACCTCGTCCGCTAG
- a CDS encoding class I SAM-dependent DNA methyltransferase, which yields MNDGSDGGRQETGVRRAFGQIAEVYEAFFPMLGRYEGRVEAFLTRAVGPGMRVLDMGCGPGLFTRGLPEDVEVVGLDVSPEMVAVARRARPAGRYAQHSYHHPLDPAWGRFEVALAVGCLDFCEDLPGALGHLAQALQPGGRLLFTVLERRPGLEAHTEARVPVPQSEPPVDLCFWSFAECARALEAAGMVPARYTHAPGWVRLGDGRVMHFGWWEVIRQDG from the coding sequence ATGAATGACGGAAGCGATGGCGGGCGGCAAGAAACAGGCGTGCGGCGGGCCTTCGGGCAGATCGCCGAGGTGTACGAGGCCTTCTTCCCCATGCTCGGCCGGTACGAGGGGCGGGTGGAGGCGTTCCTGACACGGGCGGTGGGTCCGGGCATGCGGGTGCTGGACATGGGGTGTGGGCCGGGGCTGTTCACGCGCGGGCTGCCGGAGGACGTGGAGGTGGTGGGGCTGGACGTCTCCCCGGAGATGGTGGCGGTGGCCCGGCGCGCGCGGCCCGCGGGGCGCTACGCGCAGCACAGCTACCACCACCCCCTGGACCCGGCCTGGGGGCGCTTCGAGGTGGCGCTGGCGGTGGGCTGCCTCGACTTCTGCGAGGACCTGCCCGGCGCGCTCGGGCACCTCGCCCAGGCGCTCCAGCCCGGGGGGCGCCTGCTCTTCACCGTGCTCGAGCGCCGGCCCGGACTGGAGGCCCACACCGAGGCGCGCGTGCCCGTGCCCCAGTCGGAGCCGCCGGTGGACTTGTGCTTCTGGTCCTTCGCCGAGTGCGCGCGGGCACTGGAGGCCGCGGGGATGGTGCCCGCGCGCTACACGCATGCGCCGGGTTGGGTGCGGCTGGGGGACGGGCGGGTGATGCACTTTGGCTGGTGGGAGGTGATCCGCCAGGACGGGTGA
- the sdhB gene encoding succinate dehydrogenase iron-sulfur subunit, which translates to MDNATTTQAPVSTRTKKVTFRIWRQDAPDQPGRFDEFELECRPGANVVSCLMEIQRNPVTKDGRKVAPVVWDAACLEEVCGSCAMNINGRVRMACSALIDRLVGDGEAVIELKPMSKFPVTRDLSVNRDRMFDALKRVKAWINIDGTHDLGPGPRQSAEDHGVMYKLSTCITCGSCLEACPQVTIDNDFMGAAAISQARLFNMNPTGKMNAEERVRGLMGPGGIQDCGKAQNCVKVCPKEIPLTTSIAVMNRQVTKQIIKDIFFNQDHEKKASGGPG; encoded by the coding sequence ATGGACAACGCGACCACGACACAGGCGCCGGTCAGCACCCGGACCAAGAAGGTCACCTTCCGCATCTGGCGTCAGGACGCTCCGGATCAGCCCGGCCGTTTCGACGAGTTCGAGCTGGAGTGCCGCCCGGGCGCCAACGTCGTCTCCTGCCTCATGGAGATCCAGCGCAACCCCGTCACCAAGGACGGCCGCAAGGTCGCCCCGGTGGTGTGGGACGCCGCGTGCCTCGAGGAGGTGTGCGGCAGCTGCGCCATGAACATCAACGGCCGGGTGCGCATGGCCTGCTCGGCGCTCATCGACCGGCTGGTGGGTGACGGCGAGGCCGTCATCGAGCTCAAGCCGATGAGCAAGTTCCCCGTCACGCGTGACCTGTCGGTCAACCGCGACCGCATGTTCGACGCCCTCAAGCGCGTCAAGGCGTGGATCAACATCGACGGCACGCACGACCTGGGCCCCGGCCCGCGCCAGTCCGCCGAGGACCATGGCGTCATGTACAAGCTGTCCACGTGCATCACGTGCGGCAGCTGCCTGGAGGCGTGCCCCCAGGTGACGATCGACAACGACTTCATGGGCGCCGCCGCCATCAGCCAGGCGCGGCTCTTCAACATGAACCCCACGGGCAAGATGAACGCCGAGGAGCGCGTGCGCGGCCTCATGGGCCCGGGCGGCATCCAGGACTGTGGCAAGGCCCAGAACTGCGTGAAGGTGTGTCCCAAGGAGATCCCGCTCACCACCTCCATCGCGGTGATGAACCGCCAGGTGACCAAGCAGATCATCAAGGACATCTTCTTCAACCAGGACCACGAGAAGAAGGCGTCGGGCGGTCCGGGCTAG
- the sdhA gene encoding succinate dehydrogenase flavoprotein subunit, with protein sequence MAAARFTVVGGGLAGLMTTIKLAEAGHQVDILSLVPVKRSHSVCAQGGINGAVNTKGEGDSPDIHVKDTLRGGDFLAEQVSVKGMCYAAPGIIYLLDRMGVTFNRTPEGLLDFRRFGGTLHHRTAFAGATTGQQLLYALDEQVRRWEAEGRVTKYESWEWLGTVKDGSGRCIGSVAMDLRTNEVRAFPAEAVCLATGGPGIVFGRSTNSIINTGTAAGRAYMEGALYANGEFIQVHPTSIPGEDKLRLMSESVRGEGGRVWVPRKKGDTRDPRQIPDSDRFYFLEEKYPKYKNLVPRDVATREIFTICREMGLGIGGRDAVFLDVTHIPAQKLTEKLGGVMEIYEKFVGDDPRHVPMQIFPGMHYSMGGLHVSFEADKKTMTPLVGSPVNHSTRIPGLYAAGEAEYAYHGANRLGANSLLSCIYAGMISGPAMASFAKSQSKSATDADHQKYFAESKKYWEDRFASIKKMDGKENAYGLAKEMGDLMTENVTVVRYNDRLQKTLEKLRDLKDRWKNINALDTGNVANRSISYANQLWNMFELAEVITKSALMRDESRGAHYKPDCSLPEPATKDPTQDPNWMGLWKKRHEKWAKTTLAAYSPETPQISYEDIPTPVLDPEPRWYA encoded by the coding sequence ATGGCAGCAGCGCGATTCACGGTCGTGGGCGGCGGACTCGCCGGGCTGATGACCACCATCAAGCTGGCGGAGGCGGGACACCAGGTCGACATCCTGTCGCTCGTGCCGGTGAAACGGTCCCACTCGGTGTGCGCCCAGGGTGGCATCAACGGCGCGGTGAACACGAAGGGTGAGGGGGACAGCCCCGACATCCACGTGAAGGACACGCTGCGCGGCGGAGACTTCCTCGCCGAGCAGGTCTCCGTGAAGGGCATGTGCTACGCGGCCCCGGGCATCATCTACCTGCTCGACCGCATGGGCGTGACGTTCAACCGCACGCCCGAGGGCCTCTTGGACTTCCGCCGCTTCGGCGGCACGCTGCACCACCGCACCGCCTTCGCGGGCGCCACCACCGGCCAGCAGCTGCTCTACGCGCTGGACGAGCAGGTGCGCCGCTGGGAGGCCGAGGGCCGCGTCACCAAGTACGAGTCCTGGGAGTGGCTGGGCACGGTGAAGGACGGCTCGGGCCGGTGCATCGGCAGCGTGGCCATGGACCTGCGCACCAACGAGGTCCGCGCGTTCCCGGCCGAGGCGGTGTGCCTGGCCACGGGTGGCCCGGGCATCGTGTTCGGGCGCTCCACCAACTCCATCATCAACACGGGCACGGCCGCGGGCCGCGCCTACATGGAGGGCGCGCTCTACGCCAACGGCGAGTTCATCCAGGTGCACCCCACCTCCATCCCGGGCGAGGACAAGCTGCGCCTGATGAGCGAGTCGGTGCGTGGCGAGGGGGGCCGCGTGTGGGTGCCGCGCAAGAAGGGCGACACGCGCGACCCGCGGCAGATCCCCGACAGCGATCGCTTCTACTTCCTCGAGGAGAAGTACCCCAAGTACAAGAACCTCGTGCCGCGCGACGTGGCCACGCGCGAGATCTTCACCATCTGCCGCGAGATGGGCCTGGGCATCGGCGGCCGTGACGCCGTGTTCCTCGACGTCACGCACATCCCCGCGCAGAAGCTGACCGAGAAGCTCGGCGGCGTGATGGAGATCTACGAGAAGTTCGTGGGGGACGACCCGCGCCACGTGCCCATGCAGATCTTCCCGGGCATGCACTACTCCATGGGCGGCCTGCACGTGAGCTTCGAGGCCGACAAGAAGACGATGACGCCCCTCGTCGGCAGCCCCGTCAACCACTCCACGCGCATCCCCGGCCTCTACGCCGCGGGCGAGGCCGAGTACGCCTACCACGGCGCCAACCGCCTGGGCGCCAACTCGCTCCTGTCGTGCATCTACGCTGGCATGATCTCCGGCCCGGCCATGGCCTCGTTCGCCAAGAGCCAGTCCAAGAGCGCCACGGACGCGGACCACCAGAAGTACTTCGCCGAGAGCAAGAAGTACTGGGAGGACCGCTTCGCCTCCATCAAGAAGATGGACGGCAAGGAGAACGCCTACGGCCTGGCCAAGGAGATGGGCGATCTCATGACGGAGAACGTCACGGTCGTGCGCTACAACGACCGGCTCCAGAAGACGCTCGAGAAGCTGCGCGACCTCAAGGACCGCTGGAAGAACATCAACGCGCTGGACACGGGCAACGTGGCCAACCGCAGCATCTCCTACGCCAACCAGCTCTGGAACATGTTCGAGCTGGCCGAGGTCATCACCAAGAGCGCCCTCATGCGCGACGAGAGCCGCGGCGCGCACTACAAGCCGGACTGCTCGCTGCCCGAGCCCGCCACGAAGGACCCCACGCAGGATCCCAACTGGATGGGGCTGTGGAAGAAGCGCCACGAGAAGTGGGCCAAGACGACGCTGGCCGCCTACTCCCCCGAGACGCCGCAGATCAGCTACGAGGACATCCCCACGCCCGTGCTCGATCCCGAGCCGCGCTGGTACGCCTGA
- the icd gene encoding NADP-dependent isocitrate dehydrogenase, producing the protein MAPPSGEKITLQNGKLTVPNHPIIPYIEGDGTGRDIWRASQNVFDAAVEKAYGGQKKISWFEVLAGEKAFKSVNNWLPDETVTAFREYLVGIKGPLTTPVGGGIRSLNVALRQMLDLYVCLRPVRYFKGVPSPVKTPEKVDMVIFRENTEDIYAGIEFEAGTPGAAKVLEILKKEFPKDFAKIRFPQDVGLGLKPVSKEGSERLIRSAIDYALEHKRKSVTFVHKGNIMKFTEGAFRKWGYELAAREYGDKVYTWDQWEATKAAKNEEAANAEQKAALASGKVLIKDSIADITLQQVLTRPDEFDVIATLNLNGDYLSDALAAQVGGIGIAPGGNINYLTGHAVFEATHGTAPKYADLDKVNPGSVILSGEMMLRHLGWNEAADLIIKGMDKAITNKTVTYDFARLMNQEKQAGVSEVKCSEFGQAIIKNM; encoded by the coding sequence ATGGCCCCTCCGAGCGGCGAGAAGATCACCCTGCAGAACGGCAAGCTGACCGTGCCGAACCACCCCATCATCCCCTACATCGAGGGGGACGGCACCGGCCGTGACATCTGGCGCGCCTCGCAGAACGTGTTCGACGCGGCGGTGGAGAAGGCCTACGGCGGCCAGAAGAAGATCTCCTGGTTCGAGGTGCTCGCCGGCGAGAAGGCCTTCAAGTCGGTGAACAACTGGCTGCCGGACGAGACGGTCACGGCGTTTCGCGAGTACCTGGTGGGCATCAAGGGCCCGCTGACGACGCCGGTGGGCGGTGGCATCCGCTCGCTCAACGTGGCGCTGCGCCAGATGCTCGACCTGTACGTGTGCCTGCGGCCCGTGCGCTACTTCAAGGGCGTGCCCAGCCCCGTGAAGACCCCCGAGAAGGTCGACATGGTCATCTTCCGGGAGAACACCGAGGACATCTACGCGGGCATCGAGTTCGAGGCCGGCACGCCGGGCGCCGCCAAGGTGCTGGAGATCCTCAAGAAGGAGTTCCCCAAGGACTTCGCGAAGATCCGCTTCCCCCAGGACGTGGGCCTGGGCCTCAAGCCCGTGTCGAAGGAGGGCAGCGAGCGCCTCATCCGCTCGGCCATCGACTACGCCCTGGAGCACAAGCGCAAGAGCGTGACGTTCGTGCACAAGGGCAACATCATGAAGTTCACCGAGGGCGCCTTCCGCAAGTGGGGCTACGAGCTCGCGGCGCGCGAGTACGGTGACAAGGTCTACACGTGGGACCAGTGGGAGGCCACCAAGGCGGCCAAGAACGAGGAGGCCGCCAACGCCGAGCAGAAGGCGGCGCTCGCCTCGGGCAAGGTGCTCATCAAGGACTCCATCGCGGACATCACCCTGCAGCAGGTGCTCACGCGTCCGGACGAGTTCGACGTCATCGCCACGCTCAACCTCAACGGTGACTACCTGTCCGACGCGCTCGCCGCGCAGGTGGGCGGCATCGGCATCGCGCCGGGCGGCAACATCAACTACCTGACCGGCCACGCCGTGTTCGAGGCCACCCACGGCACCGCGCCCAAGTACGCGGACCTGGACAAGGTGAACCCCGGCTCGGTCATCCTCTCGGGCGAGATGATGCTGCGCCACCTGGGCTGGAACGAGGCGGCCGACCTCATCATCAAGGGCATGGACAAGGCCATCACGAACAAGACCGTCACCTACGACTTCGCGCGCCTGATGAACCAGGAGAAGCAGGCGGGCGTGTCCGAGGTGAAGTGCTCGGAGTTCGGTCAGGCCATCATCAAGAACATGTAG
- the menE gene encoding o-succinylbenzoate--CoA ligase, whose product MTEACPIREGAGAHPDALALTFAGQGWTYAALDEAVGRWVAALRARGVGKGECVGVLSTNHAALVHLFFALGRVGAVLAPFNARLTPSELGPMVEDVAPRLLLALSPFVSLLPGAEPLESFADTVARASPDCPPLESGAARVILFTSGTTGRPKGAVLTEGNFRASARGSRANLGAHPAPRWLGTLPLFHVGGLAMLTRTAYDGGCLVLRERFDADDTNRALDTEGITHASFVATTLERILDARQDAPVPASFQCALIGGGPVPAPLLARARAAGIVSLQTYGLTESCSQAATERPDEADGLTAGRALPGLEVRVVGPSGEPLAPGEEGELEVRGPTVMAGYWNRPEATREVLREEGWLRTRDLGRLDARGRLTVLARRTDLILRGGENVYPAEVEKVLADHPSVREAAVVGVPHARWGEVPVAFVVPRDGAPLAADVLEAWCQERLARFKLPTRLLPLDALPRNAMGKVERGALRQRALAPGLTPTP is encoded by the coding sequence ATGACGGAGGCCTGTCCCATCCGCGAGGGGGCCGGTGCGCACCCGGACGCCCTGGCGCTCACGTTCGCGGGCCAGGGCTGGACGTACGCGGCGCTGGACGAGGCCGTGGGCCGGTGGGTGGCGGCGCTCCGCGCGCGGGGCGTGGGGAAGGGCGAGTGCGTGGGCGTGCTCTCGACGAACCACGCGGCGCTGGTGCACCTCTTCTTCGCGCTCGGCCGGGTGGGGGCGGTGCTGGCCCCGTTCAACGCGCGGCTCACGCCCTCGGAGCTGGGGCCGATGGTGGAGGACGTAGCGCCCCGGCTGTTGCTGGCGCTCTCGCCCTTCGTGTCCCTCCTGCCCGGCGCCGAGCCGCTGGAGTCCTTCGCGGACACGGTGGCGCGGGCCTCCCCGGACTGTCCGCCGCTGGAGTCCGGGGCCGCGCGCGTCATCCTGTTCACCTCCGGCACCACGGGGCGGCCCAAGGGCGCGGTGCTGACGGAGGGCAACTTCCGGGCCTCCGCGCGCGGCTCCCGGGCGAACCTGGGCGCGCACCCCGCGCCGCGCTGGTTGGGCACGCTGCCGCTCTTTCATGTCGGCGGGCTGGCCATGCTCACGCGCACCGCGTACGACGGCGGCTGCCTGGTGCTGCGCGAGCGCTTCGACGCGGACGACACCAACCGCGCGCTCGACACCGAGGGCATCACCCACGCGAGCTTCGTGGCCACCACGCTCGAGCGGATCCTGGACGCGCGCCAGGACGCGCCCGTGCCGGCCTCCTTCCAGTGCGCGCTGATTGGCGGAGGCCCCGTGCCCGCGCCGCTGCTCGCGCGCGCCCGGGCGGCGGGCATCGTGTCGTTGCAGACCTACGGCCTGACGGAGTCGTGTTCCCAGGCGGCCACCGAGCGCCCGGACGAGGCGGATGGCCTCACCGCGGGCCGGGCCCTGCCCGGGCTGGAGGTGCGGGTGGTGGGACCCTCGGGCGAGCCGCTCGCGCCGGGCGAGGAAGGGGAGCTCGAGGTGCGCGGCCCCACGGTGATGGCGGGCTACTGGAACCGGCCCGAGGCCACGCGCGAGGTGTTGCGCGAAGAGGGCTGGCTGCGCACCCGGGACCTGGGCCGGCTGGACGCGCGCGGTCGGCTCACGGTGCTCGCGCGCCGCACGGATCTCATCCTCCGGGGCGGAGAGAACGTGTACCCGGCGGAGGTGGAGAAGGTGCTCGCGGATCATCCCTCGGTGCGCGAGGCGGCGGTGGTGGGCGTCCCGCATGCGCGCTGGGGCGAGGTGCCGGTGGCCTTCGTGGTGCCGCGCGACGGGGCGCCGCTCGCCGCGGACGTCCTCGAGGCGTGGTGTCAGGAGCGCCTGGCGCGCTTCAAGCTCCCCACGCGCCTGCTGCCGCTCGACGCCCTGCCGCGCAACGCCATGGGCAAGGTGGAGCGCGGGGCGCTGCGTCAGCGGGCGCTCGCGCCGGGACTCACTCCAACTCCATGA